In the Drosophila biarmipes strain raj3 chromosome X, RU_DBia_V1.1, whole genome shotgun sequence genome, one interval contains:
- the LOC108035794 gene encoding coactosin-like protein: protein MSDGIEVEQLVESKPRRMPLATSLEKDSIREAYEDVRSDLTDTEWAVFKFDGAQIVVHGRGQCFEEFRQQFGDSERAFGYIRIQMGDEMSKRKKFIFLTWIGQEVGVIQRAKMSTDKALIKDVLNNFAVELQAGVEAELDIELFREALNRAGGANYGTGIRDN, encoded by the exons ATGTCGGACGGCATCGAGGTCGAGCAGTTGGTGGAGAGCAAGCCGAGGAGG ATGCCACTGGCCACATCGTTGGAGAAGGACTCCATTCGCGAGGCCTACGAGGATGTGCGCTCCGATCTCACCGACACCGAGTGGGCGGTGTTCAAGTTCGACGGGGCCCAGATCGTCGTCCACGGACGCGGCCAGTGCTTCGAGGAGTTCCGACAGCAGTTCGGTGACTCGGAGCGCGCCTTCGGCTACATACGCATCCAGATGGGCGACGAGATGTCCAAGCGCAAGAAGTTCATCTTCCTGACGTGGATCGGCCAGGAGGTGGGCGTCATCCAGCGGGCCAAGATGTCCACGGACAAGGCGCTCATCAAGGATGTGCTTAAC AACTTCGCCGTGGAACTGCAGGCGGGCGTGGAGGCCGAGCTGGACATTGAGCTCTTCCGGGAGGCGTTGAACCGCGCCGGCGGCGCCAACTACGGAACGGGTATCCGGGATAACTAA
- the LOC108035793 gene encoding uncharacterized protein LOC108035793, with amino-acid sequence MDIELSLDEIIERKRGHGGRPVDKKFNANYTKPRRLLNKPAFKATATGGSLSDPPPQRSFDARNKIIQKTRAKIADARDLLNQSMRDSGIDARQLLLERKKSRPLGPTATAGGEPLPPSRHARAAGVHQGHFGQRTITMSNRPGGTIQTEWDSDEELVGLGGGGHKLAGLRRSFPSRSNQPGKPFAPRGYIDHDNMQDLEDEEITRTLHFGNFTGQQPPPRYTFGGFDLNRDDDVEMSTAPLKNNIASDPFAIYEVARNRIERPSLPTPLVVGITDTSEKLFERRHRNMVNTTNLPESLRARLYGGEPDRRVSHGIYANENRGKGVGGGGGVGGASSMAHPMAMRRSPPTLPLGSSNTKGGYRLLVSNLHANVTTADIRELFSDIGPMYDAHVVRPGTAEVIYKSLEHAEMAVEAYHHREFDDQPMHCVLVNPHSSHRSAHSASSRTVTTNSSGVEVDIDALHSVLFRDR; translated from the exons ATGGACATCGAACTGagcctggacgagatcataGAGCGCAAACGCGGACACGGCGGGCGGCCCGTCGACAAGAAGTT CAATGCGAACTACACCAAGCCACGCCGACTGCTCAACAAGCCCGCCTTCAAGGCCACCGCGACAGGGGGCTCCCTGTCGGATCCGCCGCCTCAGCGCTCCTTCGACGCCCGGAACAAGATCATCCAGAAGACACGTGCCAAGATAGCGGATGCCCGGGATCTCCTCAACCAGAGCATGCGCGACTCGGGCATCGACGCCCGCCAGTTGCTGCTGGAGCGCAAAAAGTCGCGTCCACTGGGCCCGACCGCCACTGCCGGCGGAGAGCCACTGCCGCCGTCTCGCCACGCCCGTGCAGCTGGAGTGCACCAGGGCCACTTTGGTCAGCGCACCATCACCATGTCGAACCGCCCGGGAGGCACCATTCAGACGGAATGGGACTCTGACGAGGAGCTCGTGGGTCTGGGCGGTGGTGGGCACAAATTGGCGGGCTTGCGTCGATCCTTCCCTTCCAGATCTAACCAGCCGGGCAAGCCCTTTGCTCCGCGGGGCTACATTGACCACGACAATATGCAGGACCTAGAGGATG AGGAGATCACGCGCACCCTGCACTTTGGCAACTTCACCGGtcagcagccgccgccgcgCTACACCTTTGGTGGCTTCGACCTGAATCGCGACGACGACGTGGAGATGTCCACGGCTCCGCTGAAGAACAATATAGCCAGCGACCCGTTTGCCATTTACGAGGTGGCCCGCAATCGTATCGAGCGGCCTTCGCTGCCGACCCCACTGGTGGTTGGAATCACGGATACCAGCGAAAAGCTCTTTGAACGTCGCCATCGGAACATGGTGAACACCACCAATCTGCCGGAATCGCTGCGCGCTCGGCTGTATGGCGGTGAGCCGGATCGCCGAGTATCCCATGGTATTTACGCCAACGAGAACAGGGGCAAGGGCGTTGGTGGCGGGGGCGGTGTTGGCGGGGCATCATCGATGGCCCACCCAATGGCCATGCGCCGTTCCCCGCCAACCCTGCCGCTGGGATCGTCGAACACCAAGGGCGGATATCGCCTGTTGGTGAGCAATCTGCATGCTAACGTGACCACCGCGGATATCCGCGAGCTCTTCAGCGACATTGGCCCGATGTACGATGCCCATGTGGTGCGCCCGGGCACTGCCGAGGTGATTTACAAGTCTTTGGAACACGCCGAGATGGCCGTCGAAGCTTACCATCATCGCGAGTTCGACGACCAGCCCATGCACTGCGTGCTGGTCAATCCGCACTCTTCCCATCGCTCGGCGCACTCCGCCAG CTCGCGCACTGTGACTACCAACTCGTCCGGCGTGGAGGTGGACATCGATGCCCTCCACTCGGTACTCTTCCGGGACCGCTAG
- the LOC108035777 gene encoding serine/threonine-protein kinase S6KL isoform X4 yields the protein MGNSQPRNASRSRRTPQWPQGAAEPGATTDHREEDEQQAQQQQEQEQANLRRAQLQAQAHQSQPDPPGEEEPRAPSQQQQLSTWSLGSLSGGRLNWSFSGARNSFRHRNKATRKSLTSLHGSRRGKTQWHRPLTNSIFNSHFKESSRNDLYQIEHLVAKGAFGVVFKVCSKSNNSECYALKVLKKSKLIQDNSVRQIKDEADIQKVCGHHPFIVKQIDLWQNRHNLHILSEYVPNGELFSKITHFSIDLVRLYVGEIALALDFLHNAGIIYRDAKPENILLTQQFHVKLTDFGLSKWLKLGANTRTMCGTFKYMVAKH from the exons ATGGGCAACTCGCAACCGCGGAACGCGagcagaagcagaaggacaCCGCAGTGGCCACAGGGAGCGGCGGAACCAGGCGCCACCACCGATCACCGCGAGGAGGACGagcagcaggcgcagcagcaacaggagcaggagcaggccaACCTGAGGAGAGCCCAGCTCCAGGCCCAGGCCCACCAGTCCCAGCCAGATCCTCCAGGCGAGGAGGAGCCGCGCGCACCATCGCAGCAG CAACAGCTCTCCACCTGGAGTCTCGGCAGCCTTAGCGGAGGACGACTCAACTGGAGCTTCTCCGGAGCCCGCAACTCATTTCGTCATCGCAACAAGGCGACGCGGAAGAG CTTGACGTCGCTTCACGGCTCTCGCCGAGGCAAGACCCAGTGGCACAGGCCTCTGACCAACTCCATCTTCAACTCGCACTTCAAGGAGTCCAGCCGGAACGATCTGTACCAAATCGAGCACCTGGTGGCCAAGGGAGCATTCGGCGTGGTCTTCAAGGTGTGCTCCAAGAGCAACAACAGCGAGTGCTACGCCCTGAAGGTGCTGAAGAAATCAAAG CTCATCCAGGACAACAGCGTGCGGCAGATCAAGGACGAGGCCGACATTCAGAAGGTTTGCGGCCACCATCCGTTTATCGTGAAGCAAATTGACCTGTGGCAGAACCGCCACAACCTCCACATTC TATCGGAGTACGTACCTAACGGCGAGTTGTTCTCAAAAATAACACACTTCTCCATTGATCTGGTTCGACTGTATGTTGGCGAAATAGCACTTGCTCTGG ACTTTCTGCACAACGCCGGGATTATATACCGCGATGCCAAGCCGGAGAACATCTTGCTAACGCAACAGTTTCACGTAAAGCTGACCGACTTCGGCCTTAGCAAGTGGCTCAAACTGGGGGCCAACACGCGCACCATGTGTGGCACTTTCAAATACATGG
- the LOC108035778 gene encoding protein bangles and beads, with protein MKCQLLFLATVCLASVWALPVPDEEVAIQPETGAKAELLTKTAQPTAAEPAAPKPEAEKVPEPKNAQEAKAAVPEPAAAVAPAAEPAKEINSVELKSSAPDVETAPAIPEKKTLPEEAKPAQESAPAEAEKKQEKTARTEAEPVVEAQPQAPKAIELAPEAPAANAEVQKQVVDEAKPQEPKTDAKSAEEPAAPADVAAAEKETLAPEQPARQERINEIEQKEANKDAAAPEEPAKAAEAAPTAAPEPAKSETNIQVIAPEKKSIESTAAAASPAAQAAQAKSGEAPKPVDQQKNTETVAEAAPVLKTNAPLAPAGATKVTEPAKEQEKEQPAAETAAKALPEQKKTEETAAAGAPEPAAAVPEAKKIDEAPAPVAEPVAKSPEAIVEPAQAQAAPAEPKKSSEEKSDKSESKVDESSESKESEESSESKEN; from the coding sequence ATGAAGTGCCAACTGCTTTTCCTGGCCACCGTGTGCCTGGCCAGCGTGTGGGCGCTCCCAGTGCCCGACGAGGAGGTTGCCATCCAGCCGGAAACCGGCGCCAAGGCCGAGCTGCTGACCAAGACCGCGCAGCCCACTGCCGCTGAGCCCGCTGCCCCCAAGCCGGAGGCCGAGAAGGTGCCGGAGCCCAAGAACGCCCAGGAAGCCAAGGCCGCCGTCCCCGAGCCCGCCGCTGCCGTCGCTCCTGCCGCCGAGCCGGCCAAGGAGATCAACAGCGTGGAGCTCAAGTCGAGTGCGCCGGACGTAGAGACCGCCCCAGCCATTCCGGAGAAGAAGACCCTGCCCGAGGAGGCCAAGCCCGCCCAGGAGTCCGCGCCCGCAGAAGCCGAGAAGAAGCAGGAGAAGACGGCCCGCACGGAGGCCGAGCCCGTCGTCGAGGCACAACCCCAGGCTCCCAAGGCCATCGAACTTGCCCCCGAGGCCCCAGCCGCCAATGCCGAGGTGCAGAAGCAAGTCGTTGACGAGGCCAAGCCCCAGGAGCCCAAGACCGATGCCAAGTCTGCCGAGGAGCCAGCGGCTCCCGCCGACGTAGCCGCCGCCGAGAAGGAGACTCTCGCCCCCGAGCAGCCCGCCCGCCAGGAGAGGATCAACGAAATCGAGCAGAAGGAGGCCAACAAGGATGCTGCAGCCCCCGAGGAGCCAGCAAAGGCCGCTGAAGCCGCACCCACCGCCGCCCCGGAGCCCGCCAAGTCGGAGACCAACATCCAGGTGATTGCTCCGGAGAAGAAGTCCATCGAGTCGACCGCTGCTGCCGCCTCTCCCGCCGCCCAAGCCGCCCAGGCCAAGTCTGGTGAGGCTCCCAAGCCCGTTGACCAGCAGAAGAACACCGAGACCGTGGCCGAGGCCGCTCCAGTGCTGAAGACCAACGCCCCACTGGCCCCCGCCGGCGCCACCAAGGTGACAGAGCCCGCCAAGGAGCAGGAGAAGGAGCAGCCCGCCGCCGAGACCGCCGCCAAGGCCTTGCCAGAGCAGAAGAAGACGGAGGAGACAGCAGCAGCCGGAGCCCCGGAGCCAGCCGCTGCCGTGCCCGAGGCCAAGAAGATCGATGAAGCCCCAGCACCAGTTGCCGAGCCGGTGGCCAAGAGCCCCGAAGCCATTGTCGAGCCCGCTCAAGCCCAGGCTGCACCGGCCGAGCCAAAAAAGTCGTCGGAGGAGAAGTCGGACAAGTCCGAGTCCAAGGTCGATGAGTCCTCCGAGTCGAAGGAGTCGGAGGAGAGCAGCGAATCGAAGGAGAACTAG
- the LOC108035754 gene encoding cholecystokinin receptor type A, which produces MFNYEEGDAQQATAEESASAYRALLDYYANAPSAAGHILSLTVGSYNDTGSSGAGSGPSLAANGSGPTSYAENADYFATQRLDIDLVTELAVSLGTSSAGPEPGSTSSPSPGSSTTGMPVWLIPSYSVILLCAVLGNLLVISTLVQNRRMRTITNVFLLNLAISDMLLGVLCMPVTLVGTLLRNFIFGELLCKLFQFSQAASVAVSSWTLVAISCERYYAICHPLRSRSWQTISHAYKIIGFIWLGGILCMTPIAIFSQLIPTSRPGYCKCREFWPDQGYELFYNILLDFLLLVLPLLVLCVAYILITRTLYVGMAKDSGRILQQSVAASAGTAGGGGPAPGTSSSSNCILVLTAVYNENSNNNNGNAEGSSGGAASTATTTLTTRPTAPTVITTTTTTVTLAKASSPSIRVHDAALRRSNEAKTLESKKRVVKMLFVLVLEFFICWTPLYVINTMVMLIGPVVYEYVDYTAISFLQLLAYSSSCCNPITYCFMNASFRRAFVDTFKGLPWRRGGGAGGGVAFGLSASQAGPGPGTYANANTNISLNPGLAMGTGTWRSRSRNELLNSVVTTNSAAAAAADSPQL; this is translated from the exons ATGTTTAACTACGAGGAGGGGGATGCCCAGCAGGCCACGGCGGAGGAGTCTGCGTCTGCGTATCGGGCGCTGCTCGACTACTACGCCAACGCGCCCAGTGCGGCGGGTCACATATTGTCCCTCACCGTGGGCTCCTACAATGACACGGGATCCTCCGGCGCCGGCTCCGGACCCTCGCTGGCGGCCAATGGCAGTGGCCCCACCAGCTACGCCGAGAACGCCGACTACTTTGCCACCCAGCGGCTGGACATCGACCTGGTCACCGAGCTGGCCGTCTCCCTGGGCACCAGCTCCGCCGGCCCGGAACCCGGCTCCACTTCGAGTCCCAGTCCgggcagcagcaccaccggCATGCCCGTCTGGCTGATCCCCAGCTACAGCGTGATCCTGCTCTGCGCGGTGCTGGGCAACCTGCTGGTCATCTCGACGCTGGTGCAGAACCGCCGGATGCGCACCATCACCAACGTTTTCCTGCTCAACCTGGCCATCTCGGACATGCTGCTGGGCGTGCTCTGCATGCCCGTCACCCTGGTGGGCACCCTCCTGCGGAACTTCATCTTCGGCGAGCTCCTCTGCAAGCTCTTCCAGTTCTCCCAAG CCGCCTCCGTGGCCGTCTCCTCCTGGACCTTGGTGGCCATTTCCTGCGAGCGCTACTACGCCATTTGCCACCCGCTCCGCTCGCGGTCCTGGCAGACCATCAGCCACGCCTACAAGATCATCGGCTTCATCTGGCTGGGCGGCATTCTGTGCATGACTCCCATAGCGATCTTTAGTCAATTGATTCCCACCAGTCGCCCAG GCTACTGCAAGTGCCGCGAGTTTTGGCCCGACCAAGGCTACGAGCTCTTCTACAACATCCTGCTGGACTTCCTGCTGCTCGTCCTGCCGCTGCTGGTGCTCTGCGTGGCCTACATCCTCATCACGCGGACCCTCTACGTGGGCATGGCCAAGGACAGCGGCCGGATCCTGCAGCAGTCAGTAGCCGCATCCGCAGGAACGGCCGGCGGAGGCGGACCCGCTCCGGgcacaagcagcagcagcaactgcatcCTGGTCCTGACCGCAGTCTATAATG AAAAtagtaacaacaacaacgggaATGCCGAGGGGTCTTCTGGAGGAGCAGCGAGCACAGCCACGACCACATTGACAACGAGACCGACTGCTCCAACTGTGATCACCACCACTACGACCACGGTGACGCTGGCCAAGGCCTCCTCGCCGAGCATCCGCGTCCACGATGCAGCTCTTCGCAG ATCCAACGAGGCCAAGACCCTGGAGAGCAAGAAGCGGGTGGTCAAGATGCTGTTCGTCCTGGTGCTGGAGTTCTTCATCTGCTGGACGCCGCTGTACGTGATCAACACCATGGTCATGCTCATCGGGCCGGTGGTGTACGAGTACGTGGACTACACGGCCATCAGCTTCCTGCAGCTGCTGGCCTactcctccagctgctgcaACCCGATCACCTACTGCTTCATGAACGCCAGCTTCCGGCGCGCCTTCGTGGACACCTTCAAGGGGCTGCCCTGGCGCCGTGGAGGCGGTGCTGGTGGCGGGGTCGCCTTCGGGCTCTCCGCCAGCCAGGCGGGCCCGGGCCCAGGCACCTATGCGAATGCCAACACCAACATCAGTCTCAATCCCGGCCTAGCCATGGGCACGGGCACCTGGCGGAGTCGCTCGCGCAACGAGCTCCTCAATTCGGTGGTGACCACCAACagcgccgctgccgccgccgccgacaGTCCTCAGCTGTAA
- the LOC108035777 gene encoding serine/threonine-protein kinase S6KL isoform X3, producing MGNSQPRNASRSRRTPQWPQGAAEPGATTDHREEDEQQAQQQQEQEQANLRRAQLQAQAHQSQPDPPGEEEPRAPSQQQQLSTWSLGSLSGGRLNWSFSGARNSFRHRNKATRKSLTSLHGSRRGKTQWHRPLTNSIFNSHFKESSRNDLYQIEHLVAKGAFGVVFKVCSKSNNSECYALKVLKKSKLIQDNSVRQIKDEADIQKVCGHHPFIVKQIDLWQNRHNLHILSEYVPNGELFSKITHFSIDLVRLYVGEIALALDFLHNAGIIYRDAKPENILLTQQFHVKLTDFGLSKWLKLGANTRTMCGTFKYMAVRRRADPSQSKSFKGIFAKKAQQKQLKSKGNRAV from the exons ATGGGCAACTCGCAACCGCGGAACGCGagcagaagcagaaggacaCCGCAGTGGCCACAGGGAGCGGCGGAACCAGGCGCCACCACCGATCACCGCGAGGAGGACGagcagcaggcgcagcagcaacaggagcaggagcaggccaACCTGAGGAGAGCCCAGCTCCAGGCCCAGGCCCACCAGTCCCAGCCAGATCCTCCAGGCGAGGAGGAGCCGCGCGCACCATCGCAGCAG CAACAGCTCTCCACCTGGAGTCTCGGCAGCCTTAGCGGAGGACGACTCAACTGGAGCTTCTCCGGAGCCCGCAACTCATTTCGTCATCGCAACAAGGCGACGCGGAAGAG CTTGACGTCGCTTCACGGCTCTCGCCGAGGCAAGACCCAGTGGCACAGGCCTCTGACCAACTCCATCTTCAACTCGCACTTCAAGGAGTCCAGCCGGAACGATCTGTACCAAATCGAGCACCTGGTGGCCAAGGGAGCATTCGGCGTGGTCTTCAAGGTGTGCTCCAAGAGCAACAACAGCGAGTGCTACGCCCTGAAGGTGCTGAAGAAATCAAAG CTCATCCAGGACAACAGCGTGCGGCAGATCAAGGACGAGGCCGACATTCAGAAGGTTTGCGGCCACCATCCGTTTATCGTGAAGCAAATTGACCTGTGGCAGAACCGCCACAACCTCCACATTC TATCGGAGTACGTACCTAACGGCGAGTTGTTCTCAAAAATAACACACTTCTCCATTGATCTGGTTCGACTGTATGTTGGCGAAATAGCACTTGCTCTGG ACTTTCTGCACAACGCCGGGATTATATACCGCGATGCCAAGCCGGAGAACATCTTGCTAACGCAACAGTTTCACGTAAAGCTGACCGACTTCGGCCTTAGCAAGTGGCTCAAACTGGGGGCCAACACGCGCACCATGTGTGGCACTTTCAAATACATGG CTGTTAGGAGGCGCGCCGATCCATCGCAATCCAAATCGTTCAAAGGCATTTTCGCAAAGAAAGCCCAGCAGAAGCAACTTAAAAGCAAAGGGAACAGAGCAGTATAG
- the LOC108035779 gene encoding autophagy-related protein 101 produces MNARSQVFDLTMEGRQVDEAVATIFHTVLFHRCLGKYMYTGDAQYSIGTVGYTDVDCNFIDFTYVCCTSDSLTHKVKRAINSFSEKLRSNESCGSGQISLEFFQKKKNRWPFPQESIPWEVWTVHLDLIKHENEDERQLCRENVSDLLTEKVIYITELMNRHDYVPKTPSQSELDLIFDTSFPDVQPYLFKFDYSTSGSTAPSMGNAMKKIIKETLAM; encoded by the coding sequence ATGAACGCGCGTTCGCAGGTCTTCGACCTGACCATGGAGGGTCGTCAGGTGGACGAGGCGGTGGCCACCATCTTTCATACCGTCCTCTTTCACCGCTGCCTGGGCAAGTACATGTACACGGGCGACGCCCAGTACTCCATCGGGACGGTCGGCTACACGGACGTCGATTGCAACTTCATCGACTTCACCTACGTGTGCTGCACTTCGGACAGCCTGACGCACAAGGTAAAGCGGGCCATCAACTCGTTCAGCGAAAAGCTGCGCTCCAACGAGAGCTGCGGCTCCGGCCAAATCAGCCTGGAGTTCTTTCAGAAAAAGAAGAACCGCTGGCCCTTCCCGCAGGAGTCGATCCCGTGGGAGGTGTGGACGGTCCACCTGGACCTGATCAAGCACGAGAACGAGGACGAACGGCAGCTGTGCCGCGAGAATGTCTCCGATCTCCTGACCGAAAAGGTCATATACATCACCGAGCTGATGAACCGGCACGACTACGTCCCCAAGACGCCCAGCCAGAGCGAGCTGGACCTGATCTTCGACACATCCTTCCCGGACGTGCAGCCGTACCTCTTTAAGTTCGACTACTCCACCTCTGGCTCGACTGCCCCCTCCATGGGCAACGCCATGAAGAAGATCATCAAAGAGACGCTCGCAATGTGA